ATTCCTGGGCTTTGACGACAGGAACAGCAGCAACGATTAAAGCCAATACAAGCAACCCAGTGGTTACCAATTTCATAACCCCTCCACAAGAGAATGGCTGGTTCAAACCTAATTATTGAAACGTACGCATTTGTGGTACGTACTGTCAAGTGATTTGCGCTTGGTGAATATTATTTGACGAAGAACACGTAGTAAACGTTCGCAACCATTGCCAATTGTGCGATGATCGATACAATTTGACTGGTTAACTCTCCGAGCGAACCGGCAATTATGACTGTGTCGCCCGGTTGTAACTTCGGAATGATCCGTTCGTCACCCGTTTTAAGATAACGCTTAATGTTGATTGTCAATACTTCTGAGCCCGATGACGAGGATCGAATCACACGAACATTGTCCAGACGTGCTTTCGGTAACGGACCACCGGCTACCGAGATCAAAGTCATTAGATCGGTGGTAGATGGTACTAAGTATTGACCTGGTTTAGCGACCAGTCCCCAGACATTAACAGCCATCAACAATTCGTTCTGACTGCCGATGTAGTATTGGGCGCCGCGCTCACCACCGGTTCCGATCAAAGTGCCGGTAGCTCCCATCTGTTGAGCGGAAGCAACACCCGACATCGAAACCACGAAAATCAGGATTAGCCCGAATGCAATTACCGCTTTACGCAAGTCAAATTCTCCTTATTGTATTGTAAAACTAAAGATTGCTACTGATCCACCGTGAACTAAAGTATTGGTTTGCCAAAACTCGAATCGAACATAGTATTCTCCGGGTAGTAACCGGTTCTGAGAGTCCAAAAAAGCACTGGATGCGCTGCCATCATCGTTAAACACTACTTCATGGCTATTGTCATATGTTCGATCCCAACGCCAAACTAACTCATCGTTTATCGTAAGTACTTTTAGAGAATACTGATTTGGCGAACGTTCCGGATTCGAATAAGGATTGTTCCATTGGAAGAGTGGCACACCTAAATCAAGATTCGTTGCGGTCAAGCCATCGACTTCACGCAATATCGAAAACTTCATTGTATCCGACGCAACTGAAACGTTCCCGAAGGCATCGACTGCATGAACCCAGTACTCAAATGCGCGCACGCTGTCTGTTATTGGATCGGGGAAGATAGCGGCATCGCGTACGACATATTCACGAGCTGACGCACTGAGAAATAGTCCTGATGGGGTATTGCCAGAGTATGCGCTCCGGTAGTTCACAATCCACGAGGCAATATCGTTCTCAACTGGATTCTGCCAAGCAATCCGGAAACCATTCCGGGAGTATTGCCCCAAAATAAACGGACCGCAGGTTGAATCGGACTCGATTGTCTCCATAGTTAACAATGGATACAATATCGGTTTGAGCGGAGGTGTTGAATCCTCCGGTGATTCGTCTTTTCCGCAACCGCCAAAAACGATTACGAACAAAAGGACTGCCAAATAGGGGAGTCGTTTCATGTTATCTCCCTAAAATTGGAAAGTAACGCCAATCCAATGCTGATTGCCAAGCTCCGGTTGCTGAAATGCATAGTCAAGCGTACCTCGCCACAATTTTACCCCCGCTCCGTAAGCCATCAGTCCCTTACGTTGACCCAAGCGAACGGCAAGCATACGATCATACATGTACTCGACTCCCCAGTTCACCTGATACTCATACTTCTTCTCGGTGTTCAACTCAAAAAGAAAATCACTTTTCATTGTAGGAAACGGTTGATTGTAACCGACACCCCAACGAAGATTCAATGGTATAGCATCTTCTACGCCGCCACCCCAATTGATTCCGGTGCGGGTAAAATCGTCGGCAACCAAAGCAAAATTGACGTCGCCAAGTGTTTTTTGGGCAAGGAGATCGTTAAGCGAAAATCGCATTCCAATACCGCCATCGACACCAATCCCTGATGCTTTTTTGTTGTAAAGCGCAGTTCGAATTAATTTGACATTCAATCCAACTGGAATCTCAATTGGCAGTGAGAAGTAGCTCCAGCCAAATTCGGCAGTGAACCGGTTCAACTTCGCAAAAGTAAAGAATAATGCGTCTTCCCGGTCGGTTGTGACTCCAATTGGCTTGCCGCCGCGTTCGCGGATCGTTTGTTGTCGCTCTTCGATCGAAAGATTGTTGTAATCGGGCCAAATGGGAATATCATCGACGCCGAGACTAACCCAATGGATACCGATTGCAGCACCTGTGATAGGCATGGCAACACCCGCAACGTGGTACTTTGCCAATCCATCAAAGAGAGGTACATACATTGCATTAAATTCGATACTCCGCAATCGGGAAAGCAAAGCAGGATTCCAATAGAAAGAACTTGCTTGATCACCGGTCGCTACCGCACCACCCATTGCAAGCTGACGAGGACCAACACCGATTTCAAGAAACTCGCCGGCATAGCGAGCCGCTGAGAGAATCGAAGCGAAGCTGAGTATTAGAAGTAATGTAAGAAATCGTTTCATGGGATTACCTCAGCTTCGCTAATTTGCCTTTGTGCTCAATGGTCTTTTCGCCATTCTTCGCAACAAATCGATAAAAGTACACGCCATTCGCAACAATTTGCCCGTTTTCATCTCGACCATCCCAGGTGATTTCCCGATAATTAATCACCTTGGGATCGGTTTCTCTTACCGTTCGAATTTTCCTACCGGATACCGTATAAATGTGAATATGCACCGGCTCATTTGTTTGATCAGTCAAGCTGAAAAAGAACGTTGTCGTCTTGTGGAAAGGATTTGGAAAATTTCCAATCCATTCCAATTTGAAATCGTTAGCTACCCGGAAAACAATCGAATCGTTCGACCGGTTACCAGCTAAATCGGTTACTTCCAATTTTGCCCAATGCCGACCGGTATCGAACCGACGATAGATTGTTACTGGCATCGTATTCGAACTTGGTAACCCGGTTGGAACAATGAGTTCGCTCGGATCCAAAGTATCGCCATCGACTAGTCCAACCACAGTACCAGCCACCGATAAATCAACTCCGCCGTTGTCGTATACCAAAGCGTTGAATTTCGCACCACGGCGGACGTAACCATCATCGGAGAAGATCTGACCTTCCGCGGTTAAATTGAACCGCGGTGGAGTGCGATCTTGATTATCAATGAGGGCAAATTGATAAAACGGTGCGCCATCATAATGGTGGACACCAGAGGTATCTACGGTAGATGATAACATCCTCCACAAGCCAGTCTCCGAGCGACCATGCACTTTGATGCGGTTTCCAATAACACTATCGACGGTAACATCGAGCAAGATTCGTCGTAATTGAACGGTAGTATCGGATAAACGGAGTAGAAAGCCGCGACCACTTGTTAACGTTCGTCCACGATTAGGGAACTTCAGCTCCGATTGGGTTCCCGCCGAGAAAGTATCGATAGCTGTGAACTGTAAAACTGTTGAAGTCTGCTCCAGCCCACCAGGTGGAACGGAAAACCGATAACGCGTAGATGGTTCGTAGGTATCACCATTGGTTCCCGTTGCTCCGTTGATCCACCAGTAATTCGATACCATGGTACGTTCATAATAATTGTTTGCCTCATTGATTTCCGGCAGCGTTGAATCGGGATCGAGCCGGAAGGTAAACCAATAAGTACCTGGTTTACTGCGGACTGGGAAGTACAACGAATACCGATCCCGGTTTCGAATCGAAGGGATACTTTGCACATTCGTTTCTAATGTGTCGCGATTTAACGAGAGAATGATCAAACGCGCACTGCTCGGTACGGACGGATATTGCCCATTGTTGAAACAGGTCATTTTTACAAACAATGTGTCACGAACGATTAACTCAGGTTGACTCACCCAAAGTAGATCGGGAGCGGGATCAGTTGCGAGAAAGAGTTTATTCGCCGATGTATCCCGGTTATTGAGTGAATCGATTGCTATCGTTTGAACAATGAACCAGAACTTTTTCGGTAACCCACTAATCTCCGGAGAGGAATACCAGTGCAGACCCCGGCTTGGATCCGGTGCCATGTCCAACGTATCGCGTTGAAATGGTTGATTCGGAATTGAATCGATTACCGTCGAGTCGTAACGCTCAACTTTTAAGCGCAAGGATGCTAAACCATTGCTGTCAAGAACTTTTGCATAAACGTGGAAACTTGAATCAGCCACTACCGGGAACGGAACGGTGATTAACGAATCAGTAAGAGTTCGACCAACTTCGCTTAATAAGTAAAACTGCGCCGCTACCCGTACCGCAGGTCCTTGTGCCGTTTCGATAAAAATGCGTACAGTACCAGTTCGGCCACTGGTGTAACCGGTGGGAACTAACAACCGTGCTTGAAAATTAGAACTTGTCACGGGAATCACAGTCTCTACCGGATTCCATGAGCTGAATTCGATTGGATTATTGTCGTATTTGTACCAGCGAATCCTCGCTGTACCACTCGATATCGGTAGAGTAGCGCTTACCGTGATGGAATCGCCGCTTTGCACGATATCGGGTGTAGACGTGCCAAGAACGTCTTGGAATGATGGAAATCGGATGCCGGGGTCGCCTAACAACGAAGTAGCCCAGAATGTGTTTCCATAAGGACCAAAGTAAGGAATCCCGCCGATGTAATTGATGTAATCGACTTTTGTATTCGTCATTAGCTGACCATAAGTAATGCCCGGGTGTAAAGCCAACTGCTTGAACATCTGCTCTTGGAACACTAAACCTTGGTCACGATAGCCTAAACCAGCACTGCCGAAAATACCGATTGAGCCTCTCGAATTGGAAAAAATAAACTCCTCGCCCATCGTTGCCCGTTGCTGCGAACCATTGAACGACACGATAAAACAGGAAAAATTACAAATAAGACCGTACCGGCCTTGATTCGTCATATCCTTGATGTATTGGGTGCGGAACAACCCATTATCCGCCCAAATTCCGCCTCCACCGTGACCGTTATAGATGACCAGCGAGTTCCCGTAGCCAAAAAGCTCTTGCAATACTGAGGTGTTTCCATAAAATGGCGAGCTGGTAGAAGTAACCTGTAACCGGGAAAAGTCAAACATCGGTCCGAGGATATTCATGCTTTTCAGTTCAGACTGCTCGAAAACACCAGGACCGCCCTGTCCTCGAATGAAAAGCACTGAATTCATCCAGCGTTCCTGATGGGTCGAATTCTCAAACTCCAGTACTTTGTTGAAATAGCTTGCTACTTCATCGCGGTTACGAGCAGGAACACGGCTAACCGCAATATCAGGGATAAAATCGTTGTCGAGGAGTTGATACCAAGTATCGGAACCAATCAAGCCAATTTCGTGAATCGGTTTCAATGGATGCGGAATCAACGCCCCTTGTCGCCGGGGAACTTGTTGCTGATTGTATTGTGCATCGCCAAGCAGCATAACCGTTCGAGGTGGATTCGACCAGTTCTCAACCGCATAGCTAAGGAAATTGCGAATTGCATCCCGGTGAAACATGCCATTAGAAAACCGGCGGTAAACCTGCTCGACATCGATTTTCATCACACCGTTATATTGCTGTCGCCGAAATTGCAAAACCTGCTCAAGCTCGGACGATCCCAATAACTCGTTTGTACCGATTACAAGATATTCCGCGCCACCGTTTGGCGGGGTCGATAAAGAGTCGGCGGCAACAAAAGCCATCATTGAGTCGGGCACGGTTTTGATACGGTCGCTTGTTATCGCGAAGTACTCAGTTGCGAGCCCCGGTCGATCTTGGAAATGGATTCGATAACGAATCTGTTGGTTTTGGTCGATGTAGCGTTCGACTGTACCGTTGATCAACTTCGCCTGATTGGTGCGGAAAACATGAATATCGGGACTGGTAAAATTCGAGATTAGATAGTCATAGGTAATAGTATCAGGGCGTAACGAACTTACTCGTGGGGTCCCAATGCGAATCTCGTTCCGGTCAGCAATCGGCAATCGCAAGTACTCGATCTGAAACCAGTTGAGTGCGATCCGGTTCGAGGTATTATTTGACGGTGCATCGCCGGGTGAGAAAATCGATAAGGTATCCAAATTGTGATGGAGATTGTTGTTTAGTATTGTTGAGATCGAACTTGTTTCGGAGATGGAATATTCCTGACTTTCCCATGTGCTTAAGCTATCTCCTCGGCCAAACTCCAAACCGTTGTCACTAGTACCATTTAGTAAGGCGAATGCATGATTCTTGGAACCGTGGCCACTCAATCCCGTTAAACAGACCCGAAGTTTGATTGGCGAATATGCTTGAGTATCCGGGTAGGATATTCGAAAAGGGTAATTCTTAATTTCGTAATTGTAGATACCGGCGTCCCATAACCAACGGTCGCGTAAGTCATCATCCACTTCCGACAAACTTGCTAAATAATTATTTTCCTCGAAATGATATTTCACATTTGCAGATGTCACCGGAATGAAGGAGTTTAAATTCGTTACGCGAATCTCACCGGAAATCTCCGGCATTCGTACGCCATTGTAGCCATTCCACCCCAACAAATAGGAACGATATTCGCTGTATCGATTACCGCTAATATCTTGAGCATTAACAGTATCTTCAGGAAAAGGAGTACGTCCGAAGAACTCGATTTGGTCTTCTTCGTCGAATCGACCATCCTCATCTCCAACAATGTGAATGGGAACCGTTACTCCTTCTGCTTCCAATCGGAGTCGCGCCGGATCGATGCTGTGAATTGGTACACCGAGGTTAGCCAACTGCTGACCACTAAATCGATAGTATCCAAACTCCCGGACATCGATGCGAACAGCACTGCCGTTGTCGACTGCGGCGACTCGGGGGGTTGCTGTCA
This bacterium DNA region includes the following protein-coding sequences:
- a CDS encoding SLBB domain-containing protein; translation: MRKAVIAFGLILIFVVSMSGVASAQQMGATGTLIGTGGERGAQYYIGSQNELLMAVNVWGLVAKPGQYLVPSTTDLMTLISVAGGPLPKARLDNVRVIRSSSSGSEVLTINIKRYLKTGDERIIPKLQPGDTVIIAGSLGELTSQIVSIIAQLAMVANVYYVFFVK
- a CDS encoding C25 family cysteine peptidase, translating into MIRPSIWWRAFAIFGLGAFLYINSVAAPLDGLQRNDASTSPKVIHTASDANLSSSRNDKATDSSVIASARILAQTNQSLRFVFEYPEPSLSTIAEGVQVDIAGIFSAPTDAGYTLPIDVKSFVWLKEDVRLRIVEIETKRQSTEPLARFPSILGDSIVADAPTENLPGFQPIQFAEVRLTGKYRGIPLAAVVIHPVRYDASRGELMAIKRIVIEISGNGSLVTLGGRAVTAGERDDLAKMLGVFSATIPANLRTGMTATPRVAAVDNGSAVRIDVREFGYYRFSGQQLANLGVPIHSIDPARLRLEAEGVTVPIHIVGDEDGRFDEEDQIEFFGRTPFPEDTVNAQDISGNRYSEYRSYLLGWNGYNGVRMPEISGEIRVTNLNSFIPVTSANVKYHFEENNYLASLSEVDDDLRDRWLWDAGIYNYEIKNYPFRISYPDTQAYSPIKLRVCLTGLSGHGSKNHAFALLNGTSDNGLEFGRGDSLSTWESQEYSISETSSISTILNNNLHHNLDTLSIFSPGDAPSNNTSNRIALNWFQIEYLRLPIADRNEIRIGTPRVSSLRPDTITYDYLISNFTSPDIHVFRTNQAKLINGTVERYIDQNQQIRYRIHFQDRPGLATEYFAITSDRIKTVPDSMMAFVAADSLSTPPNGGAEYLVIGTNELLGSSELEQVLQFRRQQYNGVMKIDVEQVYRRFSNGMFHRDAIRNFLSYAVENWSNPPRTVMLLGDAQYNQQQVPRRQGALIPHPLKPIHEIGLIGSDTWYQLLDNDFIPDIAVSRVPARNRDEVASYFNKVLEFENSTHQERWMNSVLFIRGQGGPGVFEQSELKSMNILGPMFDFSRLQVTSTSSPFYGNTSVLQELFGYGNSLVIYNGHGGGGIWADNGLFRTQYIKDMTNQGRYGLICNFSCFIVSFNGSQQRATMGEEFIFSNSRGSIGIFGSAGLGYRDQGLVFQEQMFKQLALHPGITYGQLMTNTKVDYINYIGGIPYFGPYGNTFWATSLLGDPGIRFPSFQDVLGTSTPDIVQSGDSITVSATLPISSGTARIRWYKYDNNPIEFSSWNPVETVIPVTSSNFQARLLVPTGYTSGRTGTVRIFIETAQGPAVRVAAQFYLLSEVGRTLTDSLITVPFPVVADSSFHVYAKVLDSNGLASLRLKVERYDSTVIDSIPNQPFQRDTLDMAPDPSRGLHWYSSPEISGLPKKFWFIVQTIAIDSLNNRDTSANKLFLATDPAPDLLWVSQPELIVRDTLFVKMTCFNNGQYPSVPSSARLIILSLNRDTLETNVQSIPSIRNRDRYSLYFPVRSKPGTYWFTFRLDPDSTLPEINEANNYYERTMVSNYWWINGATGTNGDTYEPSTRYRFSVPPGGLEQTSTVLQFTAIDTFSAGTQSELKFPNRGRTLTSGRGFLLRLSDTTVQLRRILLDVTVDSVIGNRIKVHGRSETGLWRMLSSTVDTSGVHHYDGAPFYQFALIDNQDRTPPRFNLTAEGQIFSDDGYVRRGAKFNALVYDNGGVDLSVAGTVVGLVDGDTLDPSELIVPTGLPSSNTMPVTIYRRFDTGRHWAKLEVTDLAGNRSNDSIVFRVANDFKLEWIGNFPNPFHKTTTFFFSLTDQTNEPVHIHIYTVSGRKIRTVRETDPKVINYREITWDGRDENGQIVANGVYFYRFVAKNGEKTIEHKGKLAKLR